The genomic stretch CGCGGCCGACGACCACCGGCATGCCGCCGACCTCGTAGAGCCCCGCGACGAGCGGATAGCGCATCGCGCTGACGTAGCGGAACGGCCAGATCTGCCCGTCGTGGGTGTGGCCGCAGATCATCAGCCCCGCCCCGAGCCGCGCCGCCTCGTCC from bacterium encodes the following:
- a CDS encoding metallophosphoesterase; the protein is DEAARLGAGLMICGHTHDGQIWPFRYVSAMRYPLVAGLYEVGGMPVVVGRGTGTWGPRMRLWRRSEILKFTLKSAPPAAR